In a single window of the Vallitalea longa genome:
- the thiT gene encoding energy-coupled thiamine transporter ThiT produces MFQEFQNAISTGELQKIITSTLGQIIIVVVALLLLLLVVSIGSKSKTMKTKELVYSAIAIAIAVVLSQLKIIKLPQGGSITPFSMLFIVLIGYWFGTTQGVICGITYGLLQLIIDPWVVHPAQLLLDYPIAFGALGLSGIFKKSQNGLLKGLFIGTFGRFICHFLTGVIFFTSYAEGVNMDPVLYSIAYNISYIAVEVFLTVILLFIPTVDSAIKQLKRTANS; encoded by the coding sequence ATGTTTCAAGAATTTCAGAATGCAATTTCTACTGGTGAATTGCAAAAAATAATTACTTCAACACTAGGACAAATTATTATTGTCGTAGTAGCATTATTGTTATTGCTGTTAGTAGTATCTATTGGAAGTAAGTCAAAAACCATGAAGACTAAAGAATTAGTATATTCAGCAATTGCAATAGCTATAGCTGTTGTATTATCTCAGTTAAAGATTATTAAACTTCCACAAGGTGGTTCGATAACACCATTCAGTATGCTGTTTATTGTACTTATCGGATACTGGTTTGGCACAACTCAAGGTGTAATATGTGGTATTACGTATGGATTGTTACAGTTGATAATCGACCCTTGGGTAGTTCATCCGGCTCAATTGTTATTGGATTATCCTATTGCATTTGGTGCTCTTGGTTTGTCTGGAATCTTTAAAAAATCACAAAACGGATTATTAAAAGGTCTATTCATAGGGACTTTTGGAAGATTCATATGCCACTTTTTGACAGGGGTCATATTCTTTACTAGTTATGCTGAAGGAGTAAATATGGATCCTGTGTTATATTCCATTGCATATAACATATCTTATATAGCAGTTGAAGTGTTTTTGACAGTTATTCTATTATTCATACCAACAGTAGATTCTGCAATTAAGCAGTTAAAAAGAACTGCGAATTCTTAA
- a CDS encoding small, acid-soluble spore protein, alpha/beta type, producing MKDINITENKEQSRKHIYSDDSYMADLTSTQIGSMAGAGKLGGEMVKRMIASVEKEMVESPAKEL from the coding sequence GTGAAAGACATTAACATAACGGAAAATAAGGAACAAAGCAGGAAACATATATATAGTGATGATTCATATATGGCTGATTTAACATCTACACAGATAGGTTCTATGGCAGGAGCAGGGAAATTAGGTGGAGAAATGGTCAAAAGAATGATAGCCAGTGTAGAAAAAGAAATGGTTGAAAGTCCAGCTAAGGAATTATAA